The genome window TTAGTAAATATAGTTGTTTGCTGTAAAATAAGAGGCAAAGTAGAAAGACTTAATAGATCCCTCTGTGAATTTTGCTACCAAGGGGGGAACAATACTGCCTATGGAGATGCTGTGTGGTTTATACTTATTAATCACCAGGCAAAATGAAAGCTCCGCAGCCCACTGagctcctcccttcctcccccttaGGAATGAGCTCAGCTCTAAGTCATGATTAAACCCACCCCGTTATGTTCCTAAGCAGCAGATTTGCTTGTGCTCCCTGCCTCGCTCTTCTCCACTACAAAGGAGCAGGCCAAGCTCCAAGCTACTGCCCGAAGGTACTTTTCCCAGCTCTAGTGGAAGGAGATAAATCCCTCCTAAGGAATCAGGCACCCACTGCTTGTCCCAGCActgccccacagctcctgaGACCTTGGAGATCTACTCTGAGCTGGTGGAAAGGACACCAGAGAGCCAGGAAAGAGGATATGGAATGCTGCCTCGAAAGCACCTCTTCCTGGAGAAACACCACCTACCACAGAGCAATCTGTGTCAGCTCCTGGCACCAGAGCTCTCAGCAAGGCAGAAGAGTAGGGAATAAGGATCACAAGTTATTAGCTAAATAAAACCCCCTAAACACATAGAAGTAAAATAAAGGCCTGTTAGAGGAACACAGCAAGGCAATGGGCAGTTTTCTGTGGCTCAGTGTCCTTTAACTCCTGTCTGGACCATTCCAGCCCATCCTTTCACACAATGGAGAGGCAAACTGCCTTGCTCCATCTGGAGCTCTCTCTGCACCACTCCGTTAAGACTCAAGCTCTGGTTCTATGGCCATGTACTACATTACTTTGAAGCTTCAGAAAGTATCTGGGAATAAACTGTGTCAGCCAGAAAACCCACAACCACCCCCATGAAACACTGCATCAAGAAAGAGACAGACAAGTGACATTAAATCTCAGCTCGttgctctgcagctctccctCTCCAAAGCCTCTGCAAGCAGTGGAGCACCACGCTCAGTAAGATACCCCCTGCCACCCCACTGCCAATTCCTACCAAGCATTGATAAAACAATTCTCCTTTCCAAAAGGGCTCCTCTTCTTGCACTTCATAGACGCCAGTTTCTAGGTTCTCTTCCACTTTGCTTGCTGTTAACTTCTGTTCCCATGTCAGGAATTTTTGGAAGTTCAGATCCACCAGGTCCTTGTGGATCACTCTGATTGCAAAGTAGACCCTCTTGACCACTTTGAACGTCTTTATCACCTGCACCTCGCATCGGTAAGTCCCTGCGTCCGACTCCTTGGTAGGGGAAAACCTGACAACAGGCCTGGGGTTTCTGAAAGGTCTGAACAGGATGTCCTTTGTGGTGATGAGGCCTGGGGCAAACCTCCATGTATAGCTGTAGGCTTGGCTCCCATTGCCCGTGATGCCTGAGGTCAGGCAGCTCAGCTGGAAGGGCTGGCCCACGGGGAGGGTGAAGTGGAGCAAGCCACAGTCCCAGCTGGCGAGGCAGCCGGTGCGGCGCACGCTGCAGTTCTGCCTCTCGCCGGCCGGGGTGACCTCgcacagctcctccagcttgAAGCCCAGCCCACAGGTGACGCTGCACAGCGTGGTGCTCACCACGACCGGGGCCACGACGGACTTCAGCTCTGCGGGGATGGTAACGCCTGCAAAGGAAGCCACCAAAGGCACATGGAAAGCACAAAGGAGCAGCCCAAGGATGTGGCTGCTCCCCAGGGGCTCCATGTTGGGGTTATCAATCAGATGGGTCACCACAGTCATTCTTTGGATGTCTGCAAACTTGGTAGTTCTGAAATGCCACCAGCATCACCTTCAAGACCTAATCCTTCCATTAGGAAAAATCCTCCAACAAGACAGGCTTGAAGCACAACGCTGCTGAAAGAGATGCAACACATTACTGCATTGGTCAGAATGTGAATCACGAGCGCCAGCTGTGGGAACAGGGCAGCAGGATGTTTTAATCCACCCCATTACAGCCGTTTGGATATAGTTGACAACTTAAAGATGAAATCCCCCCTTCTCTGCAAGACTTTTAGAGACTATTTTAGATGAtcctgaaggtcccttccaacccaaaccattctatgagtctattcCCACTGTAAAGAAGTATTGTCCCAATTTAACTTTCCCACCAAACTATAACGCAATACAAGTAACCACTCCTGgaacatttaaaatgctgttggGGCATGAGGAAAACCTGAATCCTTACGCAGCACCTGCACAGTTCTGGACTATATACACATATCCCAAATCCTAAAGTACTCCCCAAGTGACCAAGATCACAAAACCAACATTGCAACCTCCAGCTATCTTACGGCATTGAAAATGGAAGCCAGCCTCAGCAGTATTCTATCCTGGCTGTGCAGGGCTCAGTGCAGCCCCATCTCCCTGTTCCCAGGGGAACAGTGCTGATGTCACAGCCCTGGGGCAGAATGTGGCCCCAAAGAACTCCCGTCCCTCAGAAGCGAGTCCTCTGAGATGAGGGCTCAACATAAAAGGCTCCTGACATCAACTGCCCGACTCAAGAGGGATTCACCGGCCCCAGTCCCATGGCATCGCTCAGAGGAGCTGCGAGGCCGAGCCCTGTGCCGCATACAGTCACCGACCCCAAAGCCCCATGTTCAAGTGATGCATGTGTCAAACAGAAACCACTCCTCTGCTGCCACTGCAGCAAAGTGGGGATGAGACATCCCGGTGTAACCCACGTAGTGCTCAGGTGTCCCAAAGGAACACACCAGCTGTGGTGAAGCACAGTGCGTTCACACCAGAGCTGTGCTAACCACTGTCCCCATACACACAATCAGGGTTGCATGGAGAAGCCAACACTTAGCCGTTGACTTTAAGAAATGAAACA of Lathamus discolor isolate bLatDis1 chromosome 19, bLatDis1.hap1, whole genome shotgun sequence contains these proteins:
- the TMEM81 gene encoding transmembrane protein 81, giving the protein MTVVTHLIDNPNMEPLGSSHILGLLLCAFHVPLVASFAGVTIPAELKSVVAPVVVSTTLCSVTCGLGFKLEELCEVTPAGERQNCSVRRTGCLASWDCGLLHFTLPVGQPFQLSCLTSGITGNGSQAYSYTWRFAPGLITTKDILFRPFRNPRPVVRFSPTKESDAGTYRCEVQVIKTFKVVKRVYFAIRVIHKDLVDLNFQKFLTWEQKLTASKVEENLETGVYEVQEEEPFWKGELFYQCLVGIGSGVAGGILLSVVLHCLQRLWRGRAAEQRAEI